In one Oncorhynchus nerka isolate Pitt River linkage group LG7, Oner_Uvic_2.0, whole genome shotgun sequence genomic region, the following are encoded:
- the LOC115132808 gene encoding uncharacterized protein LOC115132808, whose product MGCRLSGQGQWADNGNGVKGRDLSHLSHREKLQFRGDGYEQPITMQIEGRHRRGRRRNHSQYPVSDCGTQTEQQSWEALRALDEGEGAGPGLCAYASGPYYDPMTLPPELYAANGYLPSVAYNLEDINRIEYDDDPEMMTNQPNNRNCLIGCCNTDNDEPSSFLSQSEYEGHWLDRPLNYLPLHELDSGLGCTDGSLHQGDLSDPETEEGVEAPMSSPPGNTSRGSSPSSESLLSSELSDSGFHSVSTGEFRHFQKIIDGRIHNYRSRVVPREQRSKSRWDLESIPETLTCDPQAGRAADGVHTAMTHQCTMGSSSIQFRKARSPQLSRHGTGFAPRVAASSCRTEPCQRRALMLNQHSSEDLPSRSHTVHDLSDRRRASHPALPAGNTATGKYRHVNRQPPSSPNHLAVPTENSGTGQYNRGFNTDISEKRRCPLSDHVEGTWQGCVDNHRSSMASEEYNSEKQGLSKSPSKKQRGKEPADWRQFATLGHPHIGGDWPQADCPCGPLYSTLDGPSARSRRGLSGNPRAVRNQLLKARASRLADERSEVTTDEDARGEALAGRYWNRTERRRHLAWAREQRQRKLNRGAEGAGENGAGGTGVAGGHGGAGGPGGGCSTVLELSHRKQSRLRNHKLLDDWTTVEELLTHGTRVGQGDNILGHSPLLSVTTV is encoded by the exons GTCAAAGGGCGTGACCTGTCCCATCTCAGCCACCGAGAGAAGTTGCAGTTCCGGGGGGACGGCTATGAGCAGCCAATCACTATGCAGATTGAGGGGAGACACCGGCGAGGGAGAAGGCGTAATCACTCCCAGTACCCAGTGTCTGACTGCGGCACCCAGACGGAGCAGCAATCCTGGGAGGCTCTGAGGGCCCTAGATGAGGGGGAGGGGGCCGGGCCTGGCCTCTGTGCCTACGCTTCTGG ACCTTACTATGATCCCATGACCCTTCCACCAGAACTCTATGCAGCCAATGGATACCTCCCCAGTGTTGCCTACAATCTGGAGGACATTAACAGGATAGAGTATGATGAT GATCCAGAGATGATGACTAACCAGCCCAATAACAGGAACTGTCTGATTGGCTGCTGTAACACTGATAATGATGAGCCTAGCAGCTTCCTGAGCCAG AGTGAATATGAGGGCCACTGGCTGGACAGGCCTCTGAATTACCTGCCTCTCCACGAGCTTGACAGCGGCCTGGGCTGCACCGACGGCAGCCTCCACCAGGGGGACCTGTCTGacccagagacagaggagggggtagaggccCCTATGTCCTCTCCTCCAGGAAACACCAGCCGGGGAAGCTCTCCCTCCTCTGAGTCCCTCCTTTCGTCAGAGCTCAGTGACTCTGGCTTCCACAGCGTCAGCACAGGGGAGTTCCGCCACTTCCAGAAGATTATAGATGGGAGGATCCACAACTACCGGAGTCGCGTCGTGCCCCGGGAACAGAGATCAAAGTCTCGCTGGGACCTGGAGTCCATCCCTGAGACCCTGACCTGTGACCCCCAGGCTGGCAGAGCCGCAGACGGAGTTCACACAGCAATGACCCACCAGTGCACCATGGGTAGTAGCTCCATTCAGTTCCGCAAAGCCAGGAGCCCCCAGCTGAGCAGGCATGGCACCGGGTTTGCTCCTAGGGTTGCTGCCTCCAGCTGCCGTACAGAACCCTGCCAGAGGAGAGCATTGATGCTGAACCAGCACTCTTCTGAGGACCTTCCCAGCCGCAGCCACACTGTGCATGACTTATCAGACAGGAGACGGGCCAGCCACCCAGCCCTGCCCGCTGGGAACACTGCCACAGGGAAATACAGACACGTAAACCGACAACCGCCCAGCAGCCCAAACCACCTAGCCGTGCCCACTGAGAACTCTGGCACAGGACAATACAACAGGGGGTTCAACACAGACATCAGTGAGAAGAGGAGATGTCCACTGAGTGACCATGTGGAAGGCACCTGGCAAGGATGTGTGGATAACCACAGAAGCAGTATGGCCAGTGAGGAATATAACAGTGAGAAACAGGGTCTTTCCAAGAGTCCCTCAAAGAAACAGCGTGGGAAGGAGCCAGCAGACTGGCGTCAGTTTGCGACACTGGGACATCCTCACATTGGTGGGGACTGGCCCCAAGCAGACTGTCCCTGCGGTCCCCTCTATAGCACGCTGGATGGGCCCTCTGCCCGCTCCAGGAGGGGTCTCTCTGGGAATCCCCGGGCGGTGAGGAACCAGCTCCTGAAGGCACGGGCCTCCCGGCTGGCTGACGAGCGGAGTGAGGTCACCACGGACGAGGATGCCCGCGGGGAGGCCCTGGCAGGCCGCTACTGGAACAGGACGGAGCGCCGGCGCCACCTGGCGTGGGCCCGGGAGCAGAGGCAGAGGAAGCTGAACCGTGGGGCTGAGGGGGCAGGGGAGAATGGGGCTGGAGGTACAGGGGTTGCTGGGGGCCATGGGGGTGCAGGGGGTCCTGGAGGAGGCTGCAGCACAGTGCTGGAGCTCAGCCACAGGAAGCAGAGCCGTCTGAGGAACCATAAACTGCTGGATGACTGGACCACCGTGGAGGAGCTGCTGACCCATGGGACAAGGGTGGGGCAGGGGGACAACATTCTCGGTCACAGCCCTCTATTATCTGTCACTACTGTATAA